In Halorubellus sp. JP-L1, one DNA window encodes the following:
- a CDS encoding FAD-binding and (Fe-S)-binding domain-containing protein: MAMDPDPAGRARDGASDYDYASDAVERPDLAAALAERVDGEVRFDDYSRQLYATDASLYEVTPIGVVFPTGTADVSAVLSFCAEEDIAVLPRGGGTSLAGQSVNEAVVLDFTTHMDSVREVDVERRRARAEPGVLLGDLNERLAEHDLKFAPDPAWGDKSALGGAVGNNSTGAHSLQYGKTDAYVERCEVVLADGTVTEFGEVSLAEARERARGDDLEAGIYAKVLEILDEDSDLLRERYPDLKRSVSGYNLDWLVEDYAGGERGVGEPDGPGDVVNLAKLLCGSEGTLAVVTEVEIALEPVPETKSVALLCYDDLVTAMEDVAAVLEHDPAAVELVDDVLLGLARETPEFGEVVELLPAATSDVLLVEFYAEDDAAGERAVAELLADRVPEPTGEGATRTDAVAGDEPGTTGSPDGPPARAVAGLEAHDAAEREKFWKLRKSGLPILLSRTSDAKHASFIEDVAIPPANLPEYVEAFQKVLDDHGTFASFYAHAGPGVLHVRPLVNTKTVDGVETMRQIADAVTDLVVEYGGSVSGEHGDGRARTEWNHKLFGAAIWERFRELKSAFDPDWRLNPGQVCGDVDMTEDLRSGPDYAFDAGFDPALAWENENGMQGMVELCHGCGGCRGPQETTGGVMCPTYRAAEEEVTSTRGRANLLRQAMSGDLPDDAHLSEEFREEVLDLCVGCKGCARDCPSGVDMAKLKAEVTHAHHEREGATLRERAFANVDALATAGSALAPVSNWLARVPGARTLLEKTVGIGTERPLPTFRRETFRDWFEARGGSAVDPNAATRTVVLFPDTYTNYTNPEAGKAAVRVLEAANVHVAVPGDVTDTGRPAHSMGFLDQARETAETVVDALAPYVRAGREVVVVEPSDAVMLQSDYRDLLGDDGEELDAVSDSGELEAVSSATFGVCEYLDAFGLDATVDWAAPDDHVAYHGHCHQHATKKDHHAVGVLRRAGYRVDALDSGCCGMAGSFGYEREHEAMSDAIASILYEQVDASDADGVVAPGASCRTQLANRESADGHPPTPIEALADALPGR, encoded by the coding sequence ATGGCGATGGACCCGGACCCGGCGGGTCGTGCACGCGACGGGGCGTCGGACTACGACTACGCGAGCGACGCCGTCGAACGCCCGGACCTGGCGGCAGCGCTCGCCGAGCGCGTCGACGGCGAGGTGCGGTTCGACGACTACTCGCGGCAGCTGTACGCGACGGACGCGAGCCTGTACGAGGTGACGCCGATCGGGGTGGTGTTCCCGACGGGGACCGCGGACGTGTCGGCGGTGCTGTCGTTCTGCGCGGAGGAGGACATCGCGGTGCTGCCGCGGGGCGGCGGGACGAGTCTCGCGGGGCAGTCGGTGAACGAGGCGGTGGTGCTCGACTTCACGACGCACATGGACTCGGTGCGCGAGGTCGACGTCGAGCGGCGGCGGGCGCGAGCGGAACCGGGCGTGCTATTGGGGGACCTGAACGAGCGTCTCGCCGAGCACGACCTGAAGTTCGCGCCGGACCCGGCGTGGGGCGACAAGTCAGCGCTCGGCGGCGCGGTCGGGAACAACTCGACGGGCGCGCACTCGCTGCAGTACGGGAAGACGGACGCGTACGTCGAGCGCTGCGAGGTAGTGCTCGCGGACGGCACCGTCACCGAGTTCGGCGAGGTGTCCCTCGCGGAGGCCCGCGAGCGCGCTCGCGGCGACGACCTCGAGGCGGGGATCTACGCCAAAGTGCTGGAGATTCTCGACGAAGATTCGGACCTGCTCCGGGAGCGGTACCCGGACCTGAAGCGGTCGGTGTCGGGGTACAACCTCGACTGGCTCGTCGAGGACTACGCTGGCGGCGAGCGCGGCGTGGGCGAACCCGATGGGCCGGGGGACGTCGTGAACCTCGCGAAACTGCTGTGCGGGAGCGAGGGGACGCTCGCGGTCGTCACCGAGGTCGAGATTGCACTCGAGCCGGTGCCGGAGACGAAGTCCGTCGCGTTGCTGTGCTACGACGACCTCGTGACGGCGATGGAGGACGTCGCTGCGGTGCTCGAGCACGACCCGGCGGCGGTCGAACTCGTCGACGACGTCCTCCTAGGCCTCGCGCGGGAGACTCCGGAGTTCGGCGAGGTCGTCGAACTGCTGCCCGCGGCGACGAGCGACGTGCTCCTCGTCGAGTTCTACGCCGAAGACGATGCCGCGGGCGAGCGCGCCGTCGCGGAACTGCTCGCCGACCGCGTCCCGGAACCGACCGGGGAGGGCGCGACGCGGACGGACGCGGTGGCGGGCGACGAACCCGGAACCACGGGTTCGCCCGACGGACCGCCCGCTCGTGCGGTCGCGGGACTGGAGGCGCACGACGCGGCCGAGCGCGAGAAGTTCTGGAAGCTCCGGAAGTCGGGGCTCCCGATCTTGCTCTCTCGGACCTCTGACGCGAAGCACGCGTCGTTCATCGAGGACGTCGCTATCCCGCCCGCGAACCTCCCGGAGTACGTCGAGGCGTTCCAGAAGGTCCTCGACGACCACGGGACGTTCGCGTCGTTCTACGCGCACGCCGGCCCGGGCGTCCTGCACGTCCGGCCGCTCGTAAACACGAAGACCGTCGACGGCGTCGAGACGATGCGGCAGATCGCGGACGCGGTGACGGACCTCGTCGTCGAGTACGGCGGGTCCGTGAGCGGCGAGCACGGCGACGGTCGCGCGCGCACGGAGTGGAACCACAAGCTGTTCGGGGCCGCGATCTGGGAGCGCTTCCGCGAGCTGAAGTCGGCGTTCGACCCGGACTGGCGACTGAACCCCGGACAGGTCTGCGGGGACGTCGACATGACCGAGGACCTCCGGAGTGGACCCGATTACGCGTTCGACGCGGGGTTCGACCCGGCGCTCGCGTGGGAGAACGAGAACGGCATGCAGGGGATGGTGGAGCTCTGTCACGGGTGCGGGGGCTGTCGCGGCCCGCAGGAGACGACGGGTGGCGTGATGTGTCCGACGTACCGCGCGGCCGAGGAAGAGGTGACGAGCACCAGGGGGCGCGCGAACCTGCTCCGGCAGGCGATGAGCGGCGACCTCCCCGACGACGCCCATCTCTCCGAGGAGTTCCGCGAGGAAGTCCTGGACCTCTGCGTGGGCTGCAAGGGCTGTGCGCGGGACTGCCCGAGCGGCGTCGACATGGCGAAGCTGAAGGCGGAGGTGACCCACGCCCACCACGAGCGCGAGGGCGCGACGCTCCGCGAGCGAGCGTTCGCGAACGTCGACGCGCTCGCGACGGCGGGGAGCGCGCTCGCGCCGGTGTCGAACTGGCTGGCGCGCGTACCCGGGGCGCGAACGCTCCTGGAGAAGACGGTCGGCATCGGGACCGAGCGGCCGCTCCCGACGTTCCGGCGGGAGACGTTCCGGGACTGGTTCGAGGCCCGCGGGGGGAGTGCGGTCGACCCGAACGCGGCGACCCGCACGGTCGTCCTCTTCCCGGACACGTACACGAACTACACGAACCCGGAGGCGGGGAAGGCCGCCGTGCGCGTCCTGGAGGCGGCGAACGTGCACGTCGCGGTCCCGGGCGACGTCACCGATACCGGCCGGCCCGCGCACTCTATGGGATTCCTCGACCAGGCTCGCGAGACCGCGGAGACCGTCGTCGACGCGCTCGCGCCGTACGTTCGCGCCGGCCGGGAGGTCGTCGTCGTCGAGCCCTCCGACGCGGTGATGCTCCAGTCGGACTACCGCGACCTCCTCGGCGACGACGGCGAAGAATTGGACGCGGTCAGCGACAGCGGCGAACTGGAGGCGGTCAGTTCGGCGACCTTCGGCGTCTGCGAGTACCTGGACGCGTTCGGCCTGGACGCCACCGTGGACTGGGCGGCGCCGGACGACCACGTCGCGTACCACGGGCACTGCCACCAGCACGCGACGAAGAAGGACCACCACGCCGTGGGCGTGCTGCGGCGCGCGGGCTACCGCGTGGACGCCCTGGACTCGGGGTGCTGTGGGATGGCGGGGAGCTTCGGGTACGAGCGCGAGCACGAGGCGATGAGCGACGCCATCGCGAGCATCCTCTACGAGCAGGTCGATGCGAGCGACGCGGACGGGGTCGTCGCGCCGGGCGCGTCCTGTCGGACGCAGCTCGCGAACCGCGAGAGCGCCGACGGCCATCCGCCGACGCCGATCGAGGCGCTCGCGGACGCACTCCCCGGTCGCTGA
- a CDS encoding Lrp/AsnC family transcriptional regulator, translating into MTDSGDWRERIDDVDARLVDGFQSDFPIEERPFAAVGDAIGTTEADAFDRTRRLLDDGVFRRFGAVLNPPVIGSSTLAAVAAPEDRFDEIADVVNSYRQVNHNYRRDHEWNMWFVVTAGSRERRDEILAEIEAETGCTVLSLPMLTDYYIDLEFPVVNDDRFARESLESTDVSATRISEDATGDLSAFDADLLLAIQDGFPVSRTPYRDLAAALDADVADVLEGIDALRAGNCIKRIGCVVNHVVTGFENNCMVVWDVPDDELDARGERVGALPYVTLCYHRPRRPDLDWEYNLFTMIHGREATVVDEKIDELATDHLPFAHERLYSTETLKQTGAQYENLVD; encoded by the coding sequence ATGACTGACTCGGGGGACTGGCGGGAGCGCATCGACGACGTCGACGCACGCCTCGTCGACGGATTCCAGAGCGACTTCCCGATCGAGGAACGCCCGTTCGCGGCGGTCGGCGACGCCATCGGCACCACCGAAGCGGACGCGTTCGACCGCACGCGTCGACTCCTCGACGACGGCGTGTTCCGCCGGTTCGGCGCGGTCCTGAACCCGCCCGTCATCGGGTCGTCGACGCTCGCCGCCGTCGCCGCCCCCGAGGACCGCTTCGACGAGATCGCGGACGTCGTGAACTCCTACCGGCAGGTGAACCACAACTACCGGCGGGACCACGAGTGGAACATGTGGTTCGTCGTCACCGCCGGGTCGCGCGAGCGACGCGACGAGATCCTCGCCGAGATCGAGGCCGAGACCGGCTGCACGGTGCTCTCGCTCCCGATGCTGACGGACTACTACATCGACCTCGAGTTCCCCGTCGTGAACGACGACCGGTTCGCGCGGGAGAGCCTGGAGTCGACGGACGTCTCAGCCACCCGCATCAGCGAGGACGCGACCGGCGACCTCTCGGCGTTCGACGCCGACCTCCTGCTCGCGATCCAGGACGGCTTCCCCGTCTCGCGAACGCCGTACCGCGACCTCGCCGCGGCACTCGACGCCGACGTCGCGGACGTCCTCGAGGGCATCGACGCGCTCCGTGCGGGGAACTGCATCAAGCGCATCGGGTGCGTCGTCAACCACGTCGTCACCGGATTCGAGAACAACTGCATGGTCGTCTGGGACGTCCCCGACGACGAACTCGATGCGCGCGGCGAACGCGTCGGGGCGCTCCCGTACGTCACGCTGTGCTATCATCGCCCGCGACGCCCCGACCTCGACTGGGAGTACAACCTCTTCACGATGATTCACGGCCGCGAGGCGACCGTCGTCGACGAGAAGATAGACGAACTCGCGACCGACCACCTGCCGTTCGCGCACGAACGCCTCTACTCGACGGAGACCCTGAAGCAGACCGGCGCGCAGTACGAGAACCTCGTGGACTGA
- the ilvD gene encoding dihydroxy-acid dehydratase translates to MSEHDKPEGLRSREVTEGTERAPHRAMFRAMGFDDEDLSAPMVGVANPAADITPCNVHLDDVADAAIEGIDSADGMPIEFGTITISDAISMGTEGMKASLISREVIADSVELVAFGERVDALVTVAGCDKNLPGMLMASIRTDLPSVFLYGGSIMPGEHDGREVTIQNVFEGVGAVAEGTMSEAELDEMERHACPGAGSCGGMFTANTMASISEALGMAPLGSASPPAEDESRYEEARRAGELALDAVHADRRPSDVLSRESFENAIALQVAIGGSTNAVLHLLALAAEAGIELDIDDFDTISQRTPKIANLQPGGTRVMNDLHELGGVPVVLRRLHDAGLVHGDANTITGRTVAEELEYLEDSGRLPTRDEVAAADADFLYTVDDPYQAEGAIRILKGNLAPEGSVLKVTGDDAFHHEGPAKVFENEEDAMRYVQEGGIESGDVIVIRNEGPSGGPGMREMLGVTAAVVGAGHEDDVALLTDGRFSGGTRGPMIGHVAPESFDGGPIGAVEDGDTITVDVPDRTLDVDLTDSQIAERLDARDDPEPAYASGVLAKYGRDMDSAANGAVTNPAAKRDD, encoded by the coding sequence ATGAGCGAGCACGACAAGCCCGAGGGCCTCCGGTCGCGCGAGGTCACGGAGGGCACCGAGCGCGCCCCGCATCGAGCGATGTTCCGCGCGATGGGATTCGACGACGAGGACCTGTCCGCGCCGATGGTCGGCGTCGCCAACCCCGCCGCCGACATCACGCCCTGTAACGTCCACCTCGACGACGTCGCCGACGCCGCCATCGAGGGCATCGATAGCGCCGACGGCATGCCGATAGAGTTCGGCACCATCACCATCTCGGACGCCATCTCCATGGGGACGGAGGGCATGAAGGCGTCCCTCATCTCGCGGGAGGTCATCGCCGACAGCGTCGAACTGGTCGCGTTCGGCGAGCGCGTCGACGCCCTCGTCACCGTCGCCGGTTGCGACAAGAACCTCCCGGGGATGCTCATGGCGAGCATCCGCACGGACCTCCCGAGCGTCTTCCTCTACGGTGGCTCGATCATGCCCGGCGAGCACGACGGCCGCGAGGTCACCATCCAGAACGTCTTCGAGGGCGTCGGCGCGGTCGCAGAGGGGACGATGAGCGAGGCCGAACTCGACGAGATGGAGCGCCACGCGTGCCCCGGCGCCGGCTCCTGCGGCGGGATGTTCACCGCGAACACGATGGCGTCGATCTCGGAGGCGCTCGGGATGGCGCCGCTGGGCTCCGCAAGCCCGCCCGCCGAGGACGAATCTCGGTACGAAGAGGCCCGGCGCGCGGGCGAACTCGCGCTCGACGCCGTCCACGCCGACCGCCGCCCCTCCGACGTCCTGAGCCGCGAGAGCTTCGAGAACGCGATCGCGCTCCAGGTCGCCATCGGCGGGTCGACGAACGCCGTCCTCCACCTGCTCGCGCTCGCTGCCGAAGCCGGCATCGAGCTGGACATCGACGACTTCGATACGATCAGTCAGCGCACGCCGAAGATCGCGAACCTCCAGCCCGGCGGCACGCGCGTCATGAACGACCTCCACGAGCTCGGCGGCGTCCCCGTCGTCCTCCGGCGTCTCCACGACGCCGGCCTCGTCCACGGCGACGCGAACACGATTACGGGTCGCACCGTCGCCGAGGAACTCGAGTACCTCGAGGACTCCGGGCGCCTCCCCACCCGAGACGAAGTCGCAGCGGCGGACGCGGACTTCCTCTACACTGTCGACGACCCCTACCAGGCCGAGGGTGCGATCCGCATCCTCAAGGGCAACCTCGCGCCCGAGGGGAGCGTCCTGAAGGTCACGGGCGACGACGCCTTCCACCACGAGGGCCCCGCCAAAGTGTTCGAGAACGAGGAGGACGCCATGCGGTACGTCCAGGAGGGCGGTATCGAGAGCGGGGACGTCATCGTCATCCGGAACGAGGGCCCCAGCGGCGGCCCCGGGATGCGCGAGATGCTCGGCGTCACCGCCGCCGTCGTCGGCGCCGGACACGAGGACGACGTCGCCCTCCTGACCGACGGCAGGTTCTCCGGGGGCACGCGCGGCCCGATGATCGGGCACGTCGCGCCGGAGTCGTTCGACGGCGGCCCCATCGGCGCCGTCGAGGACGGCGACACGATCACGGTCGACGTCCCCGACCGCACGCTCGACGTCGACCTCACCGACTCCCAGATAGCGGAGCGCCTCGACGCCCGCGACGACCCCGAACCCGCGTACGCGTCGGGCGTCCTCGCGAAGTACGGCCGCGACATGGACTCCGCCGCCAACGGCGCAGTGACGAACCCGGCCGCGAAGCGCGACGACTGA
- a CDS encoding beta-ribofuranosylaminobenzene 5'-phosphate synthase family protein yields the protein MVTVSAGARLHFGFQNLSLAHDRLYGGVGVGLAEPRVQVRAEPVDAVAVDAAADAMPAVGGDERADLDATRRFADRAASVLGVDGAHVTVERALPRHVGLGSGTQLALATYAAVARANDREPRPREHAPALGRGGRSGVGVGTFEAGGFVVDAGHPTARFTTDEPARGEWETPPVVARHDLPADWRFVVAVPDVDAGRSGESEAQSMRTVVEHADGGVADAVAGTLTRTLLPAAATNDHARFADGMAELGRLNGAWYADEQGGVFRPPVGEIVDSLARSDAVGGVGQSSWGPAVYGLSDESRVDDAIDAARDALDAAGVDGNVLATAPATTGADVE from the coding sequence ATGGTCACGGTCTCGGCGGGTGCCCGCCTGCACTTCGGGTTCCAGAACCTCTCGCTCGCGCACGACCGCCTCTACGGTGGCGTGGGCGTCGGACTCGCCGAACCCCGCGTTCAGGTGCGCGCCGAGCCGGTGGACGCGGTCGCGGTGGACGCGGCCGCGGACGCGATGCCGGCGGTCGGCGGCGACGAGCGCGCGGACCTCGACGCGACCCGCCGGTTCGCCGACCGCGCGGCGAGCGTCCTCGGCGTCGACGGCGCGCACGTCACCGTCGAGCGCGCGCTCCCCCGGCACGTCGGCCTCGGCAGCGGCACGCAGCTCGCGCTCGCGACGTACGCCGCCGTCGCCCGCGCGAACGACCGCGAGCCCAGGCCTCGAGAGCACGCGCCCGCGCTCGGTCGCGGCGGCCGCAGTGGCGTCGGCGTCGGGACCTTCGAGGCCGGCGGGTTCGTCGTCGACGCCGGCCACCCGACCGCCCGGTTCACCACGGACGAACCCGCGCGCGGCGAGTGGGAGACGCCGCCCGTCGTCGCCCGTCACGACCTCCCCGCGGACTGGCGGTTCGTCGTCGCCGTCCCGGACGTCGACGCGGGCCGGAGCGGCGAGAGCGAGGCCCAGAGCATGCGGACCGTCGTCGAGCACGCCGACGGCGGCGTCGCCGACGCCGTCGCCGGCACCCTCACGCGCACGCTCCTCCCCGCCGCCGCGACGAACGACCACGCACGCTTCGCGGACGGGATGGCCGAACTCGGCCGACTGAACGGCGCGTGGTACGCCGACGAACAGGGCGGCGTCTTCCGCCCGCCCGTCGGCGAGATCGTCGACTCGCTCGCCCGCAGCGACGCCGTCGGCGGCGTCGGCCAGTCCTCGTGGGGGCCCGCCGTCTACGGCCTCTCGGACGAGTCACGCGTCGACGACGCGATCGACGCCGCCCGCGACGCGCTCGACGCCGCCGGCGTCGACGGTAACGTTCTCGCCACCGCACCCGCCACCACCGGTGCAGACGTCGAATAG
- a CDS encoding HalOD1 output domain-containing protein, translated as MDERPYEGSEDHQGSDIEHIQNEYDWSSTNPSVAIVETVAVTLNREPNKLPPLYDFIDPDAIDALLSRPNSRGVHLSFVYAGVRITVDDDGTVTIHPRGED; from the coding sequence ATGGATGAACGCCCTTACGAAGGGTCAGAAGATCATCAAGGAAGCGACATCGAACACATCCAGAACGAGTATGATTGGAGCAGTACGAATCCGTCGGTAGCAATCGTAGAGACAGTCGCAGTCACTCTTAATCGTGAACCGAACAAGCTCCCGCCGCTCTATGATTTCATCGATCCAGACGCCATCGATGCTCTCCTCTCACGACCCAACAGTCGGGGCGTTCACTTGAGCTTCGTGTATGCCGGAGTCCGAATCACAGTAGACGACGACGGGACCGTCACGATCCATCCCCGTGGTGAAGATTGA
- a CDS encoding helix-turn-helix domain-containing protein, which produces MATEATFTVPSDQFPLGTVFEQLPDVTITLERLIPAQDVVIPYFWVRGTKVDDIESAFNEHPGVKNIRLVDSVEDEYLLRVEWALDYADVLTILAETAVPLIAATGTDQQWTFEIRGDDRSDVADFQRRCRELDIPITLTELHALTPVETATEAGLTDTQQEALVLAYERGYYESPREVTLEDLGEELGISQQAVGSRLRGGIKHVLGGTLSTFSVESRARA; this is translated from the coding sequence ATGGCGACCGAAGCGACGTTCACGGTACCGTCCGATCAGTTCCCCCTGGGAACCGTATTCGAACAACTACCGGATGTGACGATCACGCTGGAGCGACTGATCCCCGCACAGGACGTGGTCATCCCCTACTTCTGGGTGCGAGGAACCAAAGTCGACGACATCGAAAGCGCGTTCAACGAGCACCCGGGCGTGAAGAATATTCGACTCGTCGATTCCGTCGAGGACGAGTACCTGTTACGCGTCGAGTGGGCGCTCGATTACGCCGACGTGCTGACCATCCTCGCGGAGACAGCGGTTCCACTGATCGCGGCCACAGGCACCGACCAGCAGTGGACGTTCGAGATCCGCGGGGACGACCGAAGCGACGTCGCGGACTTCCAGCGACGATGTCGAGAGCTGGACATCCCGATCACGCTGACGGAGTTACACGCACTCACGCCGGTCGAGACGGCGACCGAAGCCGGCCTCACCGACACCCAGCAAGAAGCGCTGGTGCTCGCCTACGAGCGCGGGTACTACGAGTCCCCCCGCGAGGTCACCTTGGAGGACCTCGGCGAGGAACTCGGCATCTCCCAGCAGGCCGTCGGCTCCCGCCTCCGAGGGGGAATCAAGCACGTCCTCGGGGGCACGCTCTCTACCTTCTCGGTCGAATCCCGAGCGAGGGCTTAA
- a CDS encoding HTR-like protein: MDRLPFGISRLDSMIDGGAPPGSVVLLAGEVGAGAREFVYTAVAMNGLAHADAELFDLYYGGLHGDAVVPDDIHYISFTEERDAIVSEMQYAMDDDIVDAGADAVSFADFSTEYFDLSQVPREWYTGKTRKITELGDRNERRGTLDAVGEYMNDHASGSLVVVDSVTDLLSAASGDMTWNEITLLMKGLKKASYEWGGLVLLLVNTEALSSQQLGGLMESTDGSLLFEWESGGSERARTLVVKQFRGVLSRLEEENIIQFETDINDSGFDISDVRKIR, encoded by the coding sequence ATGGACCGGCTCCCGTTCGGGATCTCGCGGCTGGACTCGATGATCGACGGCGGTGCGCCGCCGGGGAGCGTCGTGCTCCTCGCCGGCGAGGTCGGCGCGGGTGCTCGCGAGTTCGTTTACACGGCCGTGGCGATGAACGGGCTGGCGCACGCGGACGCGGAACTGTTCGACCTCTACTACGGCGGTCTGCACGGCGACGCGGTCGTTCCCGACGACATCCACTACATCTCGTTCACGGAGGAACGGGACGCGATCGTCTCCGAGATGCAGTACGCGATGGACGACGACATCGTCGACGCGGGCGCCGACGCCGTCTCGTTCGCGGACTTCTCCACGGAGTACTTCGACCTGTCGCAGGTCCCCCGCGAGTGGTACACGGGAAAGACGCGGAAGATCACGGAGCTCGGCGACCGGAACGAGCGTCGCGGGACGCTCGACGCCGTCGGCGAGTACATGAACGACCACGCGAGCGGGAGTCTCGTCGTCGTCGACTCCGTCACCGACCTCCTCTCCGCCGCCTCCGGCGACATGACGTGGAACGAGATCACGCTCCTCATGAAGGGCTTGAAGAAGGCGAGCTACGAGTGGGGCGGACTCGTCCTCTTGCTCGTGAACACCGAGGCGTTGTCCTCGCAGCAACTCGGCGGGCTCATGGAGTCGACGGACGGCTCGCTCCTGTTCGAGTGGGAGTCCGGCGGCTCCGAGCGCGCTCGCACCCTCGTCGTCAAGCAGTTCCGCGGCGTGCTCTCGCGGCTCGAGGAGGAGAACATCATCCAGTTCGAGACCGACATCAACGACTCCGGGTTCGACATCAGCGACGTCCGGAAGATCCGCTGA